Within the Xiphophorus couchianus chromosome 17, X_couchianus-1.0, whole genome shotgun sequence genome, the region TTCCGCTGCGTGGCGTTGAAGGAGCGCATGGTGGCGCTCCGGAGAGACGGAGGCGGAGAGGGGACAAACAGCAGGAGACGCGTCTGGGCGCAGCTGGTGCGGGTCTGCCTCTTTTAGAGCTTCCTGTGGAAACCCCATGCACGCAGGGGCGGTCCTAGCCCGTTTGGTGCCCGGGTCAACATGCTCAGGTTGCCAGTTCTGGCCGTTTCCAGCCCAAAACAACGTAAAACCCCAAACCGGCCCAGATCTGTTGATACATGGATGTAACCAGAGTTGGGTAGGAGCTGGTTACATTTATCTGAGTaacttttaggaaaaaaaatgttttctgaaaagtacTTTGACTTCGCTGCacttttgagtatttttatttgaagtattcttgagtaaaatttctggattttctccccactgaatgaaaaacaaacagctgcagcttctgttacagtttcatcagtttgtcattaagaaaaacattttttacctgactcttattttttgctatttataCAAATTGTTGGAATTtttatccttaaaataccaaaattttcaTCTGATTATGTCAGAACAAGTTTTTGCAATTAATTTTATGTCCTTCTTCAAATAACATCATAAACATTGTATTCATATATTTCTGCCAAAaggcatttgtttgtttttttgagtctgtaaacTCCACTTaatgaataattgattactgatTGTTTTAACAATCGATTAATTGCTTCAGTTTTAGATGAGACACCAGAACCCATGATCCAGACTACCTGAAGGCTCCAGAACCGCAGGCTGATCTCCTCCATGCCATGccgcattgatgcagtaattcatgcaaaccAGAAACTGGAAGCacagaaattacatttctaGTTATTGATCTTCTATAATTCATAACTTGTTCATTCAGCTCCAGATTCCAGtcaagagaaaatgtttcatctgcAGAAGCTGGAGCTCTGTAGacaaacagattaaatattGATCATCTTCATAAACACCAGCAACTGTTGATGTAATCAGCATCTAATCAGCAGATCTACGTCTCGCTCTAAAGCATCGACAACCAGATAACCTCAGAGGCTCagcttgttttttaatcagGGAAACCAGCGTCGCTCCTGATGGAGAAGGAAAACTCCTGCAGGCAGAGCAGAAAGCAGATTAAAGTTCCAGCTCTGCCGCCTTTAAGACCAAGACTAACTTTTATGAGAGGCGACAACTCCAGAAGTTCTTCAGGGCTTTGGTTTTACACTGGACTGCAGAGAATAACTACAACTTTTCTGAAGAAATGAGCAGTCCAAGGCTTCCTGCCACAGTGTGTGTACGCTGGAATCCAGCGTACTGATGATAAAAAAGTTAGCTAAAATAGTAAGGTTAGCTTAAGTAGCATCACTAGCATGTGGATGTACATTGACATACTGCATTCAGTATGCTAAATGTGagcaatacataaaaaatgagctaaaatccTTAGTCTCTCAGccaaaatgcttattttagctataatgctaacgttagcatgaGGGCTATCACTAGCACACAGAGTCACTAGCATGTTGACGCTATCAGTAGGATGCAAgttatcactagcatgttgtgCAACACTGACTTACTCCACTCAGTATGCTAACATTAGTGTATTAGCTAAAATGATAAGGTTAGCTTAATGCTATCAGTAGAACATAAAGTAGCTGAAATTGCTTGATTATATCTGAATTTAAATCTTAATAGTTTAACTATTATAAAAGATATTTTGTTTAGATCAGCAGTGGATTGATTTTTATTCtcctaataaatgaaataatcatgaAAACTGCCTGTAATAAAGATGATTTGATTATCTGCAAACATTAAGGTGATAAAAATGAGGAAACCCAGGAGAAAATGAAGGATTAAATCTCTAGACTCACTGGTCCTCTTACTGAAGGAGAAAtcaaaaatcattcaaatgaaGGTCAGGGTGTGAAAACGTGTTTCATCAGAACCGAccattaaggaaaaaaaacagaaataaaattcaacattgGTGAAACTTCAGCTTTCTATGATTTCATCAGGAAAGAGGGAGTCGAAGCTTTCAGCCTGACGAGGGATTAATAAAGTcgcttttatttgattaaaagcaTTTGATGATTCCTGAAGGAACCAGATGATTTTACTGCTGCAGGAACTTTGGAAACAAAACCAACTGGGTCTTTTAAACAtccataacagaaaaaaactttccCATTTTATAACAATAATCTGTTTTCACTGGAATATCTACAGatgaaaactttagttttacatttccttatgaaatgttactttatttttgtgttgtagttTCTTAACTCTACCTcaaaaaggattttgttttgactttccctgaaattatcattttttgctctttatttaggaaaaaacacatttgttttgttctattcTTTGTTTATCTTGTTAAATAACTATTAAAGTATGTAATTCATCTTTGTTCAAATTCTTTCTTAAGTTTTAACAATATAATTCAagggtaaaaaacaaaaaaacaccaaaatgtcaGAAGTTTGATATTAAATCAAGCTTACATGATAAATGTATCAGTATTAGCATCGATATCAATGTcataataagcaataaatcaatgaatcgcataataaatgaaagcaaaatcaatcatttccatttgcattgtttattgttttttctttttaccaaaaactggatgataaaagtcttcagtttgttgctttttttaaggataattttgtctccagagactttataattaatattatttgttgttttgtttatgtattttggatatttaaaatatcttccagctCCGGTGAgaaatattcattagaatttaaagttaattGATATATGAGAATGTGTTCAGGGCTGCACTGATTGTGGTTTTCTGGCCGATTGCCGATTATTgatctttaaaaactttgaccttctgattttggctgatgcaaattttttaaaatctgaaacgttgctaaatattggaaaaaagttgctaagttgggAAAAGTGGGATGATTATTGTTAGATGGAAACGTGCAGACATGATCTGGTGGGCAGGGCTAATGTTATGGGCGGGGCCAATCCAGTAGGCGGGGCTAAGCTGTTGGGCGGGGCTAACAGTCAAACCTCTGCAGAAGAAGACAGCGCTGATTTTTAGatctttgctgaggtagataagatcggcttcacctGTCAGCTGATTACTGACCCAACAGTAAGGATAACTCAACCGGCTGATAATTCAATGCACCCCTAACTAGTATTATAACTTCTGGGAAAATTTGTAATCAACTGAGTCTCTTGGTATTTATTTGGTAGAATTTCTTTCCAAAACTACCTGGTTTGAGACGTGGTTCAGAAAGAATCCTGGAGTAACTTTGCTGCATTTCAGCCACTTAATGTCCAATCACAGAGACCTGGCTGCATCCAGACGTAGCGGACTCTGCCATCAAGCTAGCAGGCTACACAGTACAGCGCCACGACAGAACGAAAGATTCCGgtaagagcagaggaggaggctcTGTGTTTACCTGAACAACACCTGGTTACTAACACAGCGACTGTCATCAGCCATTGCTGCCCAGACCTGGAGTATGTGACTTTTAGATGCAGACCAATATACCTCCCCAGAGAGTTCACCGTAGTCATGGTAACCGCTGTTTACATCCCAccggatgctaatgctaacagctATTGGACTTTTGCATGGCAGCATTAGCCATCTGCAGAGCATCTATCCAGATGCTGTGCACATCATAGCCGGGGACTTCAGCCATGCAGACTTGAAGACGGCGCTCCCCAAATTCCACCAGCATGTAAAGTGTGCTACAAGAGAGGCTAACACTCTGGACAAAGTCTACTCCAACATCAAGCTAGGCTACAGGGCTAGACCACTTCCTCACCTGGGTCAGTCGGATCACCTGTCCCTGCATTTAATTCCTGCTTATGCCCCCCTCAGGAAAACTGCTCCAACCATCACCAAAACCATCAAATCCTGGCCCCAGGATgcgacacagcagctgcaggactgtttcgacaggacaaactgggatgtttttgaacatcagGACCTGGAGGTTTTTACGGACAGTGTACTGTGCTACATCAAGGACTGTATTGACACTGTAGCTGTGGATAAACGCATCTGGGTCTTCCCAAACCAGAAGCCCTGGATGACTCAGGAGGTCCAGCGACTGCTAAAGACCAGGAATACTGccttcaggtctggggacaggACCGTCTACAGTACAGCCCGAGCTAACTTGAAGAGCGGCATCAGAATGGCTAAGTCCGACTACAGGAGGAGGATAGAGGGCTAccttgacagcaacaacagcaggcaggtgtggcagggaatccagcatctcaccaactacaggaccaACCTCGCAGCTGCGGAAGGCGACGCCACGCTGGCAGAGGAGCTGAGcctcttctttgcccgctttgaggtgAAGCCAACAGAGGCAGCCAACTACACCAAGCGACCCACGACACCACACTCCTCGTTGTAGAGGAGCACGAGGTGAGGCGCACACTGCGGGCTGtcaacccaaggaaggctgctggacctgatggcgtccctggacgtgtcctgaaagactgcgccgatcagctggctggagtcttcaccaggatcttcaaccagtccctagccctgtctacagtcctatcctgcctgaaatcttccaccatagtccccatacccaagaaacctcacatctcctgcctcaacgactaccggccagtggcactaacccctgtggtgacgaagtgttttgaaaaactggtccagggtcacatcacagcacttctccctcctggctttgaccaccaccagttcgcctacagagccaacagatccacagaggacgctgtgatcacggccctccatgctgctctgtcacatctggagcagcagggcagctatgtgcggatgctctttgtagactacaTGTAGCAGTCCGTCAGAcccaagaaaacacagagagcttCGACGGGTGTAGTAGCTTTGTATTTGCTTCTTTCACAGCCAAGTTTGCTGAATAGCACTGAATACACCGTGCTCCAAATACACcgtgaaaactaaaagaaaagaaaatacatttgcttgagtgcctttgtttgacacaaaacatgaatacattacataaaaaaaacccgcTAACTTCACAAACTAATGCTGTTCTAAACATGTACCTCGCTCCGCTGTCCAAGGGCTGCAAAGTTTATGGCGGTAAAGTCCGTGCAGTGCTGCTTCTAGCCTTCTCTGAAGAAAGTGCGCTAACCCAGAGTCACAAAGATGAAgaacatcctcctcctcctcctgtccgTGGGATATTCCCGCCCAACGTTCTGACTGACAGGAAACTAGCAACACTTCctcttatttttcactttaaatgaagGTACTAACTTAGAGTGAACCAAACTACAGCGCCCCTAGTGGGTACTATGGGTAGCAACCTACAAACAGCATAAATAATGGAATGGGCATTTACACTCCCACCAAATCATGTATGATGAGAACACGTTAACGATTCATGCATGATTTTAAGCATGACAAATGCACATTAAAGTAGCCAACAAACAGAATACAGTTAATGTCACACTTTAACCTTCAGCAATATAATGTCTGATGTGAGACTAATGAATGTCAGTTAGCGACTTTCTAAAAGAACTACAAGTTTTTGAACAGGTCTCTCAATAATGTGATGTTTGTGTGTTGTACCCTGCTTCTTTATTGAATTCCGATCACCAACTTGAAGCTTGACTCTGCGCACCAAGCCGTCGTCCTCTTGTGGTGCTTCAACAACTCGACCCAGTTGCCACTGACTTCTGGGAAGTATGTCTTCCTTTACGATGACAATGTCATTGACCTCAAGGTTGCGACGAGGCAGATGCCATTTTTGTCTTGTAGATATGTTCAGAAGGTACTCCACTTTCCACCTACTCCAAAACTGTTCTGTTAGATATTGCACTCTGCGCCATCTTTTTCTTGCATACAAGTCCTCCTTCACAAACTTTCCAGGAGGGGGCAGTGCAACCTTTGATTTCATTAATATGAGATGGTTTGGAGTTAGAGGTTCAGGTGATTTAGGGTCATTGATTCCATCAACGCTTAGTGGTCGGCCATTGATTATAGACATTGCCTCATAAAACAGTGTTCTTAGAGAAGCGTCATCCAGCCTGCCTTGTGATTGAGTAATGGTAGCATTGAGAACACTGCGGATGGTTCGAATCTGTCGTTCCCACACACCTCCGGCGTGGCTGGCAGATGGGGCGTTGAATATGAATTCGCACTGCTTATCTGCAAGGAAAGCCTCCAAGGTATTTCTATCACATTCCTTGAGAGCCTCTTTTAGCTCATTTTTGGCCCCAACGAAATTTGTACCTTGGTCGCAGTACAGCTTACAGACAGCTCCTCTTAAGCTGATAAAGCATCTTAGGCCGTTAATGAAAGAGTCTGTAGACAGATTCTCTAGCATTTCAATGTGAACTGCGCGTGAGGAAAGGCAGGTAAAGAGGAGTCCATACCTCTTTTGCTCCTTGCGACCTTGCTTGGTGGTGAATGGACCGAAACAATCCATTCCACTGTAGGTGAAAGGATCTGAGACCTCAACTCGTTCCTTCGGTAGCTCCGACATGCGTTGTTCCTCAAGAGGCCGTCGAAGCTTTCGACATTGAACACATCTGCTTATTAGCTTTGCAACTTCTTTACTCCCACCAATCACCCAAAACCCATTTGCTCTGATCTCCATGAGCGTCTGGCTTCGGCCTTGATGACAAATCTTTGAATGAAAGTGAGATATGATCAGGTTTGTAATGTGATGGTCTTTTGGGAGGATAACAGGGTGTTTCAAACCTTGGCAGAGTGTTGACTGTTTTAGTCTTCCTCCAACCCGGAGAAGTCCCTGATCTACAACGGGATCCAGTTGAAAGAGAGGGCTTGAACTTGGGAGACTATCTTTTGCCTTCAACACTCTCAGCTCTTGAAAAAAGGATTGCTGCTGGAGGAGTTTTATTATTGTGTCAGCGGCTCTTTTGCGTTCATCCGCAGTTACAACACTGCCATATTGGGTTATGTTTGGTCTCAGTCTTTTTATTCTTGCCACTACTTTAAGGAGCATTGACCAGCTAGAGAACCTTTCGAAGCGTCTGAGGACGGTGTCTTGTTCGCTTGTTTGAGTTGTAAAGGTTTTGACTGCTTTAACTTCTGGATCACCTACCAATAGTTCAGCTGAGTGGGCAGCTGAGTAGGAAATCTCTTGTTCCCACAGAAACTTTGGGCCAGATAGCCAGCAGGTTGTCATAATCTCTGATGCACTAAGGCCTCTAGAGGCATGGTCTGCTGGATTCTGAGCTGTGTCAATGTAGTGCCACTGTTTGGGATCTGTAATTTCCCTAATCAACTGGACACGATTTGCGACAAAGACATGGAATCTTCGTGCCTCATTGTTGATATATGCCAAGACTACTTGGGAGTCAGTCCAAAAGAACTCCTCATCAATGTTAATCTCAAGCTCTGATCTTAGCATAAAGCTCATCTTAGCTGAGGTGACTGCGGCTGACAGTTCTAGTCGTGGTATGCTTATAACTTTGGTAGGTGCGACTCTAGCTTTAGCTATAACCAGACTACAGTGCACTTTGCTGTCATCACTTATGAACCTAATGTAGGAACATGCTCCATAGCCGATGTTACTGGCATCAGAGAAGTGATGCAGTTCCACTTTAACAATGTCTTTTAGTTCAGGTGGATGGTAACATCTGGGTACTATGACTGATTTAAGTTTTTCCAAACCATTTTTCCAGTCCTCCCACCGTGAGCGCAGGTTGTCAGGAATGGGGTCATCCCATTCGGTACCTCTACGGCAGAGCTCCTGTAGGATACCTTTGCCACTCAAAGTGAAGGGAGCTACAAAGCCCAGTGGGTCATATAAAGATGAGATAACTGACAGTAGGCTCCGGCGAGTAGGAGGCTGGTCCTTTGTATTTACACTGAAGCTGAAGGTGTCATTTTTAACTGACCACTGGATTCCAAGCACATGACCTTCAGGTGTAGTATCAGGTTTGAGGTCGAGTGACTCTGTTGTAGTGGCTCTTTCTGAAGGTGGAAGATGAGAGAGAGCATCACTTTCGTTGGAATTAAACTTGTGCAGATGTAAACCTGCAAGTTTGCAAAGGGcttgtgtttcatttatgaGCTCTCGAGCCTCTTTGACTGATGGAACACTTGTCAACCCATCGTCTACATAGAAACTCCTTTCAACAAAGTCGGATGCTTTCGGGTAGTCAGATCTGTGCTGTTGTGCCAGGTACTTAAGGCCAAAATTAGCACATCCGGGGGAAGATCCAGCACCGAACAAATGCACTGCCATTCTGTACTCTTTGGGCTCTACTTCTAATTGTCCATCCGGCCACCACAGAAATCGTAAGTAGTTACGCATCTCTGGGCAGACGAAGAACTGATGGAACATTCGTTCGATGTCGCAGATGATGGCTACATTCTCCCTTCTGAAACGACAAAGTACCCCCACCAGTGAGTTAATCATATCAGGACCTGTGAGAAGAGTATCGTTCAGTGAGACGCCAAGAAACTTAGCAGAACAGTCAAAGACGACTCTTAACTTCGTTGGCTTTTTGGGGTGGTAGACCCCATGGTGTGGGATGTACCAAGCGATCTCATCATCTGTCACAGGAGGGGCTAGTTCTGCATCACCACTACTGATAATGTCTTTCATAAAGGCTTTGTAATGCTCATGATACTGTTTGTCAGCCTTTAGCCTTTTCTTTAGGTGTTGCAGTCGGACTGTGGCTAGCCTCTTATTGTTGGGAAGGGTTGGTGGCTTACTATCCTTGAAGGGAAGGGGCATCTGATAGTGTCCATCCTCTCTCTGCTTTATTGTGTCACTGAGGATTTGTAAAAAACGAACATCGTCCTGGGATACATATTTATCCTCATAGTTTCTCTCATTGAAGTCTGACTCTAAGACTCTAAGCACGTCAGCAGCTGAGGGTGTGGGCATTTGTTTGACATTGATGCGGTGCACATAACTCTGATTTCCCTCTCTGTCTAAGTGGGGATTACCAGACCCAATGACACTCCAACCAAGAATAGTTCTTTGTGCAAAAGGTTCGTTCAATTGTCCTGTGACTATTTCTAGGGGAGCTAGTGCTGATGGACAGTCATAACCGATTAGCAAGcccacttcacaattttgtAGTGGCTGTAGCTGGTTGGCTAGGTCTTTAAGGTGTGGCCACTGAAGTGCAGTTTCTCTAGAGGGAATATGGGACTTGTCAACTGGGATAAAGTCACGAGAGTaggcttgttttattttgacgtGAGCAGAGTCAAAGCTACGCTCCTTTAAGTTGCTAGCAAGTCTGCTTGCTACAACTGTGTCAACAGAGGTCATTGTGCTGAGCTTTAACTGCACTGGTTGCTTATCCACATTCAGCTCAGAGGCCAAGTCTCCTAAAATGAAGGAAGAGTCACTTTGGGTGTCAAGCAGGGCATACGTGAGTATTTCTTTCtgtggctctgatgctgctgacACAAAAACTGGTACTATGCTTGATGTTGCAGATGTTTTTCTCGTAAGTACATGGGTCATGACTTTATGCACTTCCTTGTTTGCATTCTCAGCTGGGGGAACAGAGTCCTCAGTTCTCCTTTCTTTGGGTTCCTTTACTCCCTCTGTGTGGAGACAGGTGGGGTGACGTCGGCCACACTTACTGCAGGAGTGACGTCCTTTGCATTCTTTAGTTACATGGCCTTTTCTTAAACATCCGAAGCAGAGGTGATTTTCACGAatgaaaactttcttttcatcattggtttttgctgaaaatgtaggACACTGAGCTACACCATGCAAtttgtctttgcaaaacaaacaaggtGGTTTAGGTTTAGGAGCGACCACTGTGGGGAAGGGAGACTTTGTCTGGACAGTTGTAGTTAGTGCTTTTGCTCTTTTAATGTGTCTCTCCTCTGTTTTGTCACTCATTAGGAATGGTGAGGCGACAGGGTGACAAGCAACTTTAGCTTCCTTTTGTAAGAATTGTGTGAAGTGAACAAAGCTGGGGTACTCCTGATGTTTGTCTAGCTCGTCCACAACAATGCGACTCCATCTCTGTATTATCCAGTCAGGCAGTTTTTTGAGAAGCTTGTGATTTTCCTCACAATCATTCAGGATTTCTAGGCCCTTGACTTGGGGAATAGCCTCTGCACAGCTCTGAAGAAAGTCTGCAAACTCTCTCAGTGCTAAAGGATCGTTAGCAGCTATTTCGGGCCATTTTGTAAGCTTGTTTCTAAATGCTCTTTGGACAATGAATGGGCTGCCATACCTTTCTTGCAGGACATTCCAGATGCCCTGGTATGCTTCTTCAgtgttgcaataaaaatatcCCTCTACCGCCTTTCGAGCTTCACCTGCAATATAACTCTTTAGATACAATATTTTCTCACAAGCAGGTAAGGGTTTGTTGCCAATTAGCGCCATAAAGGATACTTTCCAGTCAACAAACTTTAGAGGGTCACCACTAAAGATAGCTGGCTCTGGTACAGGAAGTCGGTTTAAGGTAAGGGAGTTTGCTAGAACTTCAGCTAAGCAAAGTTCTCCTCGTTCCGCACCAGAGTAGTGATGCTTAAACGGCAAGGCCAACGGATTTAAAGATGGCTGTGGTACACTGACAGAGTCATTTAAAGCATTCTCAAAGTTGTGGCAGGATGCTAGGTCACAGCTTTCAACATCATTTAAAGTGCTTAAGGCTCTTACAGGTGCTGCTGCTACTTTTACTTCACTTTCTGCCTTTAAATGCTGTAGTTTGATTTTTTCTTGCTCAAGTCTTGCCTTTGTTTCcacttcttcttgttttaactTTGCCAGTGcttcattttccttcaacttccattcattttccatttggTTGACCTTAGCTTGCTGTGCAAGTATTTCTTGCATAGCCTTTGCTTGTTCTACTTTAGCTGCAAATTCAGCTTCTGCTTCACGACTGCTTGAAGAATTCGTCTTTGAGCGTGCAACTGAATCGTCTGGGaacgatgtttcagtttttgtatcTCCAAACACAGAGCCATAGTCATTTTTGTTTAGCATCAACCTTACTCTTTCCTTTTCAAGACGATCATTAAAAGGCTGATCAACATTTTCTTGTCGTTTTGCAATAACCTCACAAATGTCAGTTGTAAGCACAGTACAGGCATCCATCCTTTTTACTACGTTTGGGGTCATGTTTTGGTTGCGGCGAATGGGTTCATAATGTTGTTGTACAGCCGCATGCTTGTCCCTTATGTCATGGCTGGCACTGTTTAAATCTTCAGGTGAGCAGAAAGCCTTCagttttgttctaatttttatAGCTGACTCCTTCCAAGAATCATATACTCTGTTAAATGCTCGTTCATGTTTCTTTGCATCCTGTTCATGCATTTCTTTGCCCTTTTCAGTTAGGCGTCTTTCACGATTGCTGGATCTCACCTCTTGCTGTTCTACGTTGTCGGGTTCTTCAGCAGGGTACAACATTTTGTTcctttaatgtgtgtgtttgcgctTTGTAGTAATGTCTGGACTTAAATTTGAATAAGTGTTGCTTTAACTTTAAGACTATGTGGAGAAACAACCCTCAGATCAGACATTTGAACCATGGAGGTAAACAATTTAACATCCACACATATAACAAATATGACTGTAAATACTGCTGATGTACTGCAAATTATTTAGAGGAAAACCAAACCATGCAGTTTAAGAAATAGCATTTACTTAATGCACACCCACCGTAGCTTTAAGACATTAAACTACGACTGCAGTTAAGACTTTAAACTCTTAATTACTGTG harbors:
- the LOC114161234 gene encoding uncharacterized protein LOC114161234, which encodes MPTPSAADVLRVLESDFNERNYEDKYVSQDDVRFLQILSDTIKQREDGHYQMPLPFKDSKPPTLPNNKRLATVRLQHLKKRLKADKQYHEHYKAFMKDIISSGDAELAPPVTDDEIAWYIPHHGVYHPKKPTKLRVVFDCSAKFLGVSLNDTLLTGPDMINSLVGVLCRFRRENVAIICDIERMFHQFFVCPEMRNYLRFLWWPDGQLEVEPKEYRMAVHLFGAGSSPGCANFGLKYLAQQHRSDYPKASDFVERSFYVDDGLTSVPSVKEARELINETQALCKLAGLHLHKFNSNESDALSHLPPSERATTTESLDLKPDTTPEGHVLGIQWSVKNDTFSFSVNTKDQPPTRRSLLSVISSLYDPLGFVAPFTLSGKGILQELCRRGTEWDDPIPDNLRSRWEDWKNGLEKLKSVIVPRCYHPPELKDIVKVELHHFSDASNIGYGACSYIRFISDDSKVHCSLVIAKARVAPTKVISIPRLELSAAVTSAKMSFMLRSELEINIDEEFFWTDSQVVLAYINNEARRFHVFVANRVQLIREITDPKQWHYIDTAQNPADHASRGLSASEIMTTCWLSGPKFLWEQEISYSAAHSAELLVGDPEVKAVKTFTTQTSEQDTVLRRFERFSSWSMLLKVVARIKRLRPNITQYGSVVTADERKRAADTIIKLLQQQSFFQELRVLKAKDSLPSSSPLFQLDPVVDQGLLRVGGRLKQSTLCQGLKHPVILPKDHHITNLIISHFHSKICHQGRSQTLMEIRANGFWVIGGSKEVAKLISRCVQCRKLRRPLEEQRMSELPKERVEVSDPFTYSGMDCFGPFTTKQGRKEQKRYGLLFTCLSSRAVHIEMLENLSTDSFINGLRCFISLRGAVCKLYCDQGTNFVGAKNELKEALKECDRNTLEAFLADKQCEFIFNAPSASHAGGVWERQIRTIRSVLNATITQSQGRLDDASLRTLFYEAMSIINGRPLSVDGINDPKSPEPLTPNHLILMKSKVALPPPGKFVKEDLYARKRWRRVQYLTEQFWSRWKVEYLLNISTRQKWHLPRRNLEVNDIVIVKEDILPRSQWQLGRVVEAPQEDDGLVRRVKLQVGDRNSIKKQGTTHKHHIIERPVQKLVVLLESR